The Desulfuromonadaceae bacterium genome includes the window TTTGGTGCAGTTCTGGCTGATCCGGCCATCGTCAAGATCTTTCACGCGGCCGATTACGACATTCGCTGTTTGTACCGCGATTTCGGCTTCACGGTACGGGGGTTGTTCGATACGATGATCAGCAGCCAGTTTCTCGGTGAAGAAAAGGTCGGCTTGGCTGACATGCTCAACAAGTATTTCGGGGTCGAACTCAACAAACAGTATCAGCGCGCCGACTGGTCAATGCGTCCGCTGTCAGCGCCGATGCTCGACTATGCGGCGGAAGATACCAACCATCTGCATAAATTGCATGCATTGCTGGAAAAACGCCTGATCGGCTGCGGACGGCGCGACTGGGTCACGGAAGAATTTTTGCGTTTGGAAGAAGGCCGCTTTTTGCAGCATGACGGGCCGTTATGCCTGCGGGTCAAAGGCGCCGGCAGACTCGATCGGCGGCAGTTGGCGATCCTTGAAGGGCTGCTGCAATGGCGCGATGGCGAGGCGCGCAAACGTGACTGCCCGTCGTTCAAGGTGATTGGGCCCCAGGCGCTGTTGGCAATCGCCACAAAAGCGCCCGAAACGCTGGACGAGATGGCCGGTCTGGAAGGGCTTTTCCCGCGCCTTGTCGAACGCTATGGCAAACACTTTCTGACCATCGTTGCCACCGCCCGAGCCCTGCCGACCGAGGCGTTGCCCATCTTTCCACGCAGTGAACGGCGAGAAAAAGATCCGCTGGCGGAGAAGCGATTTATGGCGCTCAGGGAATGGCGGAAAAACAAGGCCATCGCCCTTGAACTTGACGCGGGAATTCTGATCAACAACGCCCTGCTGGAGGAAATTTCGCGCCAGATCCCAAAAACACTGGACGATTTTGATTCCATGCCACTTATGCGCCAGTGGCAAAAACGGGAATTGGGCACCGACATTTTAAACGTTATCAACGGGAAACGCGGGTAAGACAACGTGCAGCGCACGCGGCATTAATGCAGCGCACAGTTGTCGCCCTGGCAGCGCGTGCGTTTCGGCAGATATCTGCGGTAGCGGGCGAAGAGCGCATAACCGCACCTGGCCGCGCAGTGGATGCCGGGGAGGGCGATCACTTTGCCCAGCAATCGATAACCACGATTCGGCAGCGCCGACCAGATTTCCAGAAAAGCGTCAACACCGACATGAAAGTTGCCGACGGCGTCTTTGACGTGTATGCGGGCCATGAACGCACCCTGCGTGCGACCGTAAATGGCGGCATCGAAATCGGGGGCGGTGATATCGACAAATTGCAGACGTCCCTGATGCTGCAAGCTGCGATAGTGGTCAATTTCTGTCGCGCAGACGATGCAGCTACCGTCGTAGTAGATAGTCAGAGGAAATTTTGTGTTCATGCCGTCTCCGTAACTTGTGAAGGCTATTCTAAACCAATACATTATTTTTTCCACTACCGCAAAACTTGATGCACTCGCAAAAAAAATGAGGTCGCTAAGCAAAAATTTCGTCCTCCAAGGCTTGGTGGTTTTGCAGGGGCGAAGGCCTACATCAGGTAGGTCGAGGTCCTGAAAAACCAGCGTAACGCAGTAGGGCGGACTTTTTGCGACGCCATCAAACTTAACCCGGAGGAATAGCTATGGGTCTGCTCAGCAACACCACAAGTCTCTGTCAGTTTCACATCGTTGGCACCCCGCCGACTGATGACTTTTTCACCTGGGCCGGAGCCCGGCTCACGGCGCAGGGATTTCGTTCGATCGATGACTGTGCCGATGAGCTTTCCATGGGCTGGGTGCAGCTTGATGATACACGTGACAGCACGTTTGAGGTGCGCGACACTTTTCAGCGGGACCATTACCTGACCTTTACCCTGCGGCGCGATCAGCGCCGGGTTCCGGCAGCGCTGCTCCGTGCACATTTCGAGCAGGCGCAGCGCGAATTCCTCACTGCACACCCCGGTTTGCAGCGTGTCCCAAAACAAAAAAAGGCTGATTTGCGCGAGGCGGTTTTTGGTAAACTGCTGGCCAGAACGTTACCCGCTCCGGCCTGTTACGATGTACTGTGGGATACGCGTAACGGCGTGGTGACGTTTGCCAACCTCGGTGGAAAGATGGTTGATACCTTTGTCGAACTGTTCAAAAAAACCTTCGACGGGTTGCGGCTGGTGGCCATTCATCCTTATGCGCGGGCCGAAAGTCTGCTTGATGCGCCGTTACAGCACGCGTTGCGTGCGGCCAATGGTTCCGGGGCGACGACGGAACTTGACCTGATTCGCGAGTATCACTGGCTCGGCGCCGATTTTCTGCTCTGGCTGATGTATCAGACGATGAACGAATCATCCAGCTACGCGATCTGTCGTCCCGGTCCGGCAACTGTCGGGGAGGGGTTTGTTGCCTACCTGAATGACCGCCTGCAACTGGTTGGTGGTGGGGAAGCAGGGGCACAGAAGGTGACGGTGGCCGGGCCGCAGGACAGCTTCCGTGAAGTGTGCGTGGCACTCCAGTCAGGAAAACAAATGGCCGAGGCCCTGCTCTACTTCGAAAAGGGGGAGCATCAGTGGAAGCTGACCCTGAAAGGGACTCTCTTCCAGTTTGCCTCGTTCAAAGCGCCATCAGTGCGCCTCGAACGCGACAACCTGACCGATCCCGACAGTGAACGCAACGCACTCTTTTATGAGCGGATGCACGTCATGGAAGAGGGGTTACAACTCTTCGACAGTCTGTATCGCATCTTCCTTGATCTGCGCCTGGGCACCAGCTGGGCAGCAGTGCGACAGCGCATTGACGCGTGGCTGGCCGCAGCGTAAGCGGCGACCAGTTTATCCCCCGTTAAAACTCAGTGGCGCTTGCCTTACTGGCAAGCGCCACTGAAAGGAATGGTTGCCGATACGAAATCGGCAGCTTGAGATTTGTCGAGCTACTGCTCAAAATAAGTGTAACCATTCAGGCTCGCAGCATACTCCTCAACCAGCTGCTGTCGTTCCGCGACACTCATCCGCCCGGCGCGAACCACCCCCTCAACGCGTGACCGAAATGCCTCAAACAGTGTCTGCGGATGATACTCAACAAAACTGAGAACCTCGGCGATGGTATCACCATTGAGCTCATTGAGGACGTCAAACCCGCCCCCCTCATTGATGCGTATGCTGACGACATGGGTGTCACCGAAAAGATTGTGCAGATCACCGAGGGTTTCCTGATAAGCTCCCATCAGAAAAACACCGAGCAGATAGTCTTCCTCGTCACGCAGCGGATGCAACGGCAGGGTTGACTGTTCTTTTCCGGCGACAATGAAGGTGTCGAGTTTGCCGTCGCAGTCGCAGGTCAGATCAGAGATGATCGCCTCGCGGGTCGGCGCTTCGAGGTGACGATTGATCGGCATGACCGGAAAAAGCTGGCCGATGGCCCAGGTATCGGGGAGCGATTGAAAGACGCTGAAGTTGCCATAATAGATGTCGGCGAGATTCGCTTTCAATCCGGCCAGTTCAGCCGGGATCGTGGTCAAGGCAACAAGGCGGGAGGCGATGTGCTGGGCAATGGCCAGAAAAATGTTTTCTGCCAGGGACCGTTCACGCAAGTTGATCTCTCCACCGCGAAACAGTTCCCGCAGCGTGTCGCGTCCGGCGAGCGCGCCCTGATAGGTTGCGATAAAGTCGTCTGTGTCGGCCAGCTGTTTAAAAAGAGTAAAAAGTTGACCGGTCGCCGGGTGGGCGTCCGGCGGCAGGGTTTTCGGAAAAGGTTCCGCTTCAAAGTGCATGGTGTCGAGGATATTAAAGAGCAACAGCGAGCTGTGGGCGATCATTGCCCGTCCTGATTCTGTCAGGATGAGCGGATGATCGATGCCCAGCGGCTCAAGGGTTGCAGCAATCGTGGCAACGATGGTGTGACAGTAATCGGCGAGTTGGTAATCGCGGGAATGAACCTGATTCTCAAGGGTGCCGGTATAGTCGATAGCCAGCCCGCCGCCGAGATCAAGGCAGCTCAGCGGCGCTCCTTCACGGACCAGATCAGCATAAAAACGGCTTGCCTCGCGAACGCCGGTGCGAATGTCGGCCAGGGCCGGAATTTGCGAGCCGAGGTGGCAGTGCAGCAGTTGCAGACAATCGAGCAGCCCCTCGTTCTTGAGTTGTTCGACGACGCCGATCAATTGTGTGGGACTCAACCCGAAACTGCTGCGGTCGCCGCTGGTTTCCGTCCACAGCCCGCCGACCTTGGCGGAGACCTTGACCCGCACACCGAAAAGCGGCGCGATCCCCAGCGCACGGGAGCGTTCGATAATCAGTGGCAGTTCAGCGGGGGACTCAATGACGAAGAAACAGCGATAACTGAGTTTATTGGCCCACAGGCCGAGATCGACAAATTCCCGGTCCTTGTAGCCGTTGAGGATCAGCAGCCCGTGCTCCGGCAGTGATGCCAGCGCAATCAGCAACTCCGCCTTGCTCCCCGCCTCCAATCCGAGATTATAGCGTGCGCCGAAACGACAGATCTCCTTGATGACCTGACACTGCTGGTTGACCTTGATCGGAAATACCCCCTGATATTCGCCGCGGTAGCCGACGTCGGCAATCGCGGCGCGGAAGGTTTCGTTAATCAGGCGAATGCGGTCATCGAGCAGGTTTTCGATGCGCAGCAACAGGGGCATGTTGTGTCCGCGTGCCGCCGCACCCGCGACAATTTCGGTTAACGGTACGGCAATTTCACCGCTTACGAACGGCGCTTTGACCGTCACCTCACCGGCTGCGTTGAGGCCGAAATTCCCTTTTCCCCAGGCATCAATGCCATAGAGAGCAGCGGCATCCTTGATCGTCCAGTGCGTGGTTGTTTCAGGAGTCATCGGTCTATTCTGCAATATTTTCTTTGGCGAAGGTCGGCAGCATGAAAGCCCCTGAATGCAGATCTTCATTGTAGTATTTAGTGTGAAAATTTCGGCGCGCAGCGCGATCACGATTGAAATCCCGGAGCGGATGATAGCGCTTGCTGGCGAAGGCGAACGACCATAGCCCGCTCGGGTAGGTCGGAATGAACGCCTGATACATCGCGACGAGCGGAAAGACAGCGCGCAGGTTGCGATACATGTTTTTCTGAATCTCGGCGTGATAGAAGGGGGATTCGCTTTGGGCGACCATGATCCCGTCGGCTTTCAGCGCGTCGTGGACGAGGCGATAAAAATCCTTTTCAAAGAGACCGACCGCCGGGCCGATCGGGTCGGTTGAATCGACCAGAATGACGTCGAATGCATTCTGGTGCTTGCGGATGTAGTCGAGGCCATCAGCGATATGCAACTTGACTTTGGGGTGTTGGCCGTCGATAGCGCTTGCCATGGAAGGGAGCAGCTCGACCGATTTGTCGACCACCAGTCCGTCGATTTCGCAGAGTGTCGCCAGTTCCACTTCGGGATGCCTGACAATTTCGCGGATACTGCCACCGTCGCCGCCACCGATCACCAGCACCTGCTGCGGACTGGGGTGGGTAAAGAGCGCCGGGTGGACGAGCATGTCGTGATAAATGAACTCATCACGTTCGGTGACCATCACCAGCCCGTCAAGAAGCATCATCTTGCCATATTCAAGGGTGTTGACAATGTCCAGTTGCTGGAACTCGCTCTTGCCGGAAAAAAGGGTTTCACTCACCCGCATGGTGATGCCAACATTTTCCGAATGTTTTTCGGTGTACCACATATCCATTGTAACGGCCCCGGAATTAAGGTTTATATTGAGTGCGTCATCGCTTGACAAGTGCCACCCTTTTCGCTTTACTGGTCGGATAATATCACCTGAAAAGGACAAACTCCATGAAAAATAAAGAGAAGATCGGTTTTATCGGTGGCGGAAACATGGCTGAGGCAATTCTCAAGGGGATTCTCGTTGCCAATGTATCGCCACAGGCGGTGCTGGTCGCGGAGCCGCTTGATGCACGGCGCGACTATTTGTCGGCAACATACGGCGTTGCCGTGACGGCGGATAACGATCAGGTGGTTGCTGACAGCGATATTATCGTCCTGGCGATCAAACCGCAAATGGCCGCCGAGGTTGTAGGGGCCTTTGCCGATCAATTCACGGCGGATAAACTTTTGATTTCGATCCTTGCCGGGACGTCAACGGCGAAACTGGAAGCACTGCTCAACGTGGCCGCAAAAGTGGTGCGGGTGATGCCGAATACTCCGGCGTTGATCGGTTGTGGTGCAGCGGCACTCTGTTCCGGGCAGTATGCCGGGGGGGCTGAACTGGAAACAGCGCGCAAGATCTTTGCCGCTGTCGGTTCAGTGGTCACGGTTAAAGAGATGCAGATGGATGCCGTTACTGCGGTCTCCGGGTCCGGTCCCGCCTATGTATTTACCGTTATTGAGGCGTTGGTTGCTGGCGGTGTTGCCGAAGGACTGGATCGGGAAACCGCGCTGGCACTGGCGATCCGCACTGTCGAAGGGGCAGCGCGACTGGTTGCAGAAAGCGGCGAAGAACCGGCTGAGCTGCGGCGCAAGGTCTGTTCTCCCGGAGGCACAACGCTGGCCGCAATCGAAAAGCTTGATGCGGGGGGCTTTGGTGATCTGCTCGTTGCTGCGGTTCGGCGTGCGGCAGAACGATCACGCGAATTGGGGTGACGCTGGACAAAGAGCAAAAACTTCCTCGACAAAACGATCCGCATCAATTGAGCAAGGGAAACCCTTCCCGGGCGCTCCCTTGAATATGCAGATTTCCCGGTTATAATGTGACCAGAGATGTCACAATTAGCCAGGAGGTGATTTATGCGTATCGATATCCTGTGCAAACCAGAAAGTGACGGACGCTGTGAGCTGGTTCTCGATAATGTGCGTGAGGCGCTTGATCGTTTGAATGTAGAGGCCGAAGTCCATTATTATCGTGACCGGCGCAAGATGATTGATAATCGAATCTATGTCTCTCCCGCCCTGATGATTGATGATAATGTGCGCATTGCCGGACGAATTCCCGCCGTCAAGGAAGTTGAAGAGTTGATCCGCGAACGGCCTCGTTACACCCGTCGTCTGGAGAAGGTCGCCTGACGCGTTTATTTGGGGCTTTCTTCTCGGGCAAGCGGTGTGCAGTGCTTCGTCGTGCTCCTCTTTGATCGGTGAAAGAAGCCGTGAGCCCGCCCGGCTCATCCTGCATAGGTTTTTCCGACCACCGCCGCGACCACCGGCCTTGCCACCTCCATCAAACAGCGAATTCCGAAGATCAACAGCGCGTCAGTTGTGCGCGTCGGGATCAATCTCTCCAAATGAGTTTTCAAAAATCTCCAGCAGTTCCAGGTTCTGTTTCGACAGCATCATCGCATTGCCAATGATCGCATAGTAAAGAATGCTGAGGCGCGTCTTCGATGTATTGTCACTGATCCGCGCCATTTGCACTTCATTCAGCCGTGCCGCCAGGTCCCGCAACTGGCGATCTTTCGCCGTCAAGCCGGGATGATCGGCAATCCGGTGCCGGGTGAAGGTGGTTTCGACTTCCAGTAAAATATCATGCAGCAGTGTCCGCACCTGTTCGAGTTCGGCAATTTGTACATCGAGCAACCCTTTGTGGTGGTTCCCCACATGCCGGTAAGCGCGCAGCACGATATCGCGATGCCCGTCCGACAATTTTTGCAGCCGCCGAATCGTTTGCGGATACTGATGTGACACCGCGTGTCCCTGCCGTGCCAGCAGGCGCATCGTCTTGAAAACGTTGGCGCTGATCACGTTCGACCACTTCTGGGTCTGCATCAGCTTCTTGCGTTCCACGCCGAGGCGATCGAACTCCTGACGGAAGAGCGCGTCGAGGGTGTTGTCGAGCGAGGTGCGGATATAGCCGAGGAGCACACTCATATGTTCGAAGGTCGTCGCGACACTTTCGCGTGCGTCCTTGACCGACTTGAGGTTAAAGACTTCGTGTTGTTTCGCCTCGGCGGTCATCTGCGCATGCTTGAGTCGCGCATTCCAGATCAACGCGGCGGCCACGACAACCAGCACCAGGACCCCGACCCCCTGCCCGTAAAAGATCACCGCAGCGAAGAGCCCGGCGCAGGAGAAAGCGATAACTGCGGTCATAAACCAGCCACCGATAACCGTGAGGACGCCGGTGACGCGGTAGACCGCACTCTCGCGCCCCCATGCCTGATCGGCGAAAGACGATCCCATGGCGACCATGAAGGTGACGTAGGTGGTGGAGAGGGGGAGCTTGTTCGCCGTTGCGTAGGAAACCACCGCGCTCGCGACCATCAGGTTGACCGAAGCACGCAACAGATCGAACGAAGGCCGGTTGCCGTCCTTGAATGTCGGGCGCACCACGCTCGGGTCGAGGCGGCGGCTGATCACCCTGCGCAGACCGGCGGGAACCACCAGCTTGACCGATTCAAAGAGGTGCAGCACCAGCCGGACAATCGCCCGCGACAGGAAGATCGACTCAAAACGCTCATGCCCCTCTTCCTGCTGGCTGAGGCTGATCTCGGTTTCGGTAACGGTGCGCGCCTTTCTGGAAAACCACAAGGTGACAACCATGAGAAGCCCGGCGAAGAGCAGATAAAGCGTTTCGGTTTTGACTTTTGCACCGAGGGAACCCATGGTGACCGTGAGCGGATCGCCACTCGCCATCGCAGCGGAGTAAGCATGAACCCCGGCCAGCGGCACACCGATGAAGTTGACCAGATCGTTAGCGGCAAAGGCCATCGCCAGGGCAAAGGTGCCGATCAGTACAACCGGCTTGAGAATATCGAATTTCAGCAGTTGCAGAACCTGCAACAGGAGCGCGGAAACCACGAAGATCATGGCCAGCAGCAGGGCAGAGTTGTCATTGATCCAGACGACATTCTCCTTCGAGATGAACGAGGCCCCTTTCGCCCCTTTGACGAGGATAAAGTAGGTGATCGACGCCAGCGCCATCCCCCCCCACAACGCCCCGTAGCGCTTGATCCGCCGCTGGTAGTTAAAGGTAAAAAGCAACCGTGTCAAAAACTGCACCACCGCCCCGCAGACAAAAGAAATCGCCACCGAGAGCAGAATCCCCATGATGATGGTAATCGCCTTGGCTGAGTTAATGTACTGGACGATGGAGCTCAGGTCGTCACCAGACTGCACGATTTTGAGCAGGGAGACCACCACCGCCGCGCCAAGCAGTTCGAACACAATTGAAACGGTGGTCGAGGTCGGTAACCCGTAGGTATTAAACAGATCAAGCAGAATGATATCGGTGATCATCACCGCCAGAAAGATCGTCAGCAGTTCTGGCATGGTGAAAAATTGCGGGTGAAAAATTCCCTTGCGGGCAACCTCCATCATCCCGCTGGAGAAGGTCACCCCGGCCATGATGCCGAGGCTGGCAATCAATAAAATAACTTTTTGCGGGGCAACCCGCGAACCGATTGACGAATTGAGAAAGTTGACCGCATCGTTGCTGACGCCGACGACGATATCGAAAATGGCAACGATGACCAAAATACCAACCCCGATCAAAAAAAATTCGCTACTCATGATGAATTTATTATCCCTGTCGAATTATGTGATTGCGTCAAACACGCGCCTTTGCCTCGGTCACGAAGTGTAACCGAATCTGACCAAAAAACACACACTTTATGTCAAAAGAACGGGCTACTAATCGTATGGAGTTTCATGCAAAGCGCTCAAGGCGGGAGCACGACCCAGCAAGGAGCTGTCCCAGACTCCGGCATTGTTTTTGCGGGGCGTTGATTCCTGCGCAGAAATTTTGTCGATCACAAATGTGAAATATTTGATACATTATATTTTAAGCCACGTCGCATCACATCAACCGATTCAGGAGCATGCGGCCCTCAAATTCCGGCCACCGCATCGATTGGCCAGTGGGCACAAGCTGCCCTGACGGCCATCCTTGACCGATCTTCTGACGCATGGAGGAAACCATTAATGAAAATCATTGCTGTTATTGGCAGCCCGCGCGGCATGCAGGGAAATACCGGGCGGCTGCTCGAAGGAGTCCTTGCCGGGGCCGGGGAGGCCGGGGCCGACACGGAAACTCTTTCCCTGGCAACACTCAACGTCAAGCCCTGTGTCGCCTGCGATCTCTGTCATCGCACCGGGGTCTGTAATATCAAGGACGACTACGAAGCAATTAAGGAAAAACTGCTCGCCGGTGACGGCTTCATTCTGGCCAGTCCCAATTATATTGTCAGCGTCTCCGCCCAGATGAAAGCATTTTTCGATCGCTGCAACGGCCTGATTCATTGCCAGACCCTCGAAGGAAAATATGCCGCTGTCGTTGAAACCTCGGGGGGGGGTGAGGACAAGTTTGTGCTGAACTACATGGAACGTTTCACCCAGCTGCTCGGTGCGTCATCAGTCGGTGGCGTTGGCTCGCATACCAGCGGTGCGCGCACTTTTCCCGAAGAAGAAGCACTCTTCGCACACGCCGCACAGCTGGGACGCGAACTATGTCGCTGCATTGAGGAGAAACAGACCTTCCCCAATCAGCAAATTTTTCGCGACAACATCAAGGCACGCATGATGACACTGGTTGAAATGATGCGCGATGACTGGATTTTTGAACGGGACTATTGGGCAACTAAATCGACCGACTGACACCGCTCCGGCAAGGGCAAAATTGCCCGTTTTCAACTATTTACCTTGACATAAGGCCTGCACCACTGCTACCGTGGCGAAGTATGACCGCAGTTTTTAGATGAAACAACCAAATCATCGCAGGCCCCGGTATACCCGCCGGGGCCTTTTTATTAATGAGCTGTCAGCATTTAACATGTTCAAGCAGCTCACAGCAAAGGAACACCATGCAATTTAACCAGTTTAATTTCCACCCCAAAGTCACAAGCGGTATTACCACCGCCGGCTATGTCACGCCCACTCCGATTCAGGCGCAAGCTATCCCCAAAGTCATGCAAGGTCTTGATGTGATGGGCCTGGCGCAAACCGGCACCGGAAAAACCGCAGCCTTCGCCCTGCCGATCCTCCATCGGTTGATGGATGGCGGGCGCAAATCCGTCCGCGCTTTGGTGATCGCACCGACCCGCGAGCTGGCAGAACAGATCCATACGTCATTTGAGCAGTTTGGTGCCGCGACCGGGCTGCGCAGTATCACCATCTACGGAGGGGTCGGTTTTGGGCCACAGGCCAAAAAACTGAAGCAGGGGGCGGAAATCGTCGTTGCCTGCCCCGGTCGACTCCTTGACCATATTCAGCAAAAAACCATCGACCTCGCGCGGATTGACGTTCTGGTCCTCGACGAAGCCGATCAAATGTTTGACATGGGGTTTTTCCCTGACATCCGCAAGATTCTTTCCCACTTGCCAAAGCGTCGCCAGACGCTGCTCTTTTCGGC containing:
- a CDS encoding ribonuclease D, coding for MPLLTENSAVAQFAAVLAEESIIAVDLEADSLHSYNEKVCLLQVTIPGKTVLIDPLAADDLTPFGAVLADPAIVKIFHAADYDIRCLYRDFGFTVRGLFDTMISSQFLGEEKVGLADMLNKYFGVELNKQYQRADWSMRPLSAPMLDYAAEDTNHLHKLHALLEKRLIGCGRRDWVTEEFLRLEEGRFLQHDGPLCLRVKGAGRLDRRQLAILEGLLQWRDGEARKRDCPSFKVIGPQALLAIATKAPETLDEMAGLEGLFPRLVERYGKHFLTIVATARALPTEALPIFPRSERREKDPLAEKRFMALREWRKNKAIALELDAGILINNALLEEISRQIPKTLDDFDSMPLMRQWQKRELGTDILNVINGKRG
- a CDS encoding DUF393 domain-containing protein, with the protein product MNTKFPLTIYYDGSCIVCATEIDHYRSLQHQGRLQFVDITAPDFDAAIYGRTQGAFMARIHVKDAVGNFHVGVDAFLEIWSALPNRGYRLLGKVIALPGIHCAARCGYALFARYRRYLPKRTRCQGDNCALH
- the rdgC gene encoding recombination-associated protein RdgC is translated as MGLLSNTTSLCQFHIVGTPPTDDFFTWAGARLTAQGFRSIDDCADELSMGWVQLDDTRDSTFEVRDTFQRDHYLTFTLRRDQRRVPAALLRAHFEQAQREFLTAHPGLQRVPKQKKADLREAVFGKLLARTLPAPACYDVLWDTRNGVVTFANLGGKMVDTFVELFKKTFDGLRLVAIHPYARAESLLDAPLQHALRAANGSGATTELDLIREYHWLGADFLLWLMYQTMNESSSYAICRPGPATVGEGFVAYLNDRLQLVGGGEAGAQKVTVAGPQDSFREVCVALQSGKQMAEALLYFEKGEHQWKLTLKGTLFQFASFKAPSVRLERDNLTDPDSERNALFYERMHVMEEGLQLFDSLYRIFLDLRLGTSWAAVRQRIDAWLAAA
- the speA gene encoding biosynthetic arginine decarboxylase: MTPETTTHWTIKDAAALYGIDAWGKGNFGLNAAGEVTVKAPFVSGEIAVPLTEIVAGAAARGHNMPLLLRIENLLDDRIRLINETFRAAIADVGYRGEYQGVFPIKVNQQCQVIKEICRFGARYNLGLEAGSKAELLIALASLPEHGLLILNGYKDREFVDLGLWANKLSYRCFFVIESPAELPLIIERSRALGIAPLFGVRVKVSAKVGGLWTETSGDRSSFGLSPTQLIGVVEQLKNEGLLDCLQLLHCHLGSQIPALADIRTGVREASRFYADLVREGAPLSCLDLGGGLAIDYTGTLENQVHSRDYQLADYCHTIVATIAATLEPLGIDHPLILTESGRAMIAHSSLLLFNILDTMHFEAEPFPKTLPPDAHPATGQLFTLFKQLADTDDFIATYQGALAGRDTLRELFRGGEINLRERSLAENIFLAIAQHIASRLVALTTIPAELAGLKANLADIYYGNFSVFQSLPDTWAIGQLFPVMPINRHLEAPTREAIISDLTCDCDGKLDTFIVAGKEQSTLPLHPLRDEEDYLLGVFLMGAYQETLGDLHNLFGDTHVVSIRINEGGGFDVLNELNGDTIAEVLSFVEYHPQTLFEAFRSRVEGVVRAGRMSVAERQQLVEEYAASLNGYTYFEQ
- the speE gene encoding polyamine aminopropyltransferase, with product MDMWYTEKHSENVGITMRVSETLFSGKSEFQQLDIVNTLEYGKMMLLDGLVMVTERDEFIYHDMLVHPALFTHPSPQQVLVIGGGDGGSIREIVRHPEVELATLCEIDGLVVDKSVELLPSMASAIDGQHPKVKLHIADGLDYIRKHQNAFDVILVDSTDPIGPAVGLFEKDFYRLVHDALKADGIMVAQSESPFYHAEIQKNMYRNLRAVFPLVAMYQAFIPTYPSGLWSFAFASKRYHPLRDFNRDRAARRNFHTKYYNEDLHSGAFMLPTFAKENIAE
- the proC gene encoding pyrroline-5-carboxylate reductase produces the protein MKNKEKIGFIGGGNMAEAILKGILVANVSPQAVLVAEPLDARRDYLSATYGVAVTADNDQVVADSDIIVLAIKPQMAAEVVGAFADQFTADKLLISILAGTSTAKLEALLNVAAKVVRVMPNTPALIGCGAAALCSGQYAGGAELETARKIFAAVGSVVTVKEMQMDAVTAVSGSGPAYVFTVIEALVAGGVAEGLDRETALALAIRTVEGAARLVAESGEEPAELRRKVCSPGGTTLAAIEKLDAGGFGDLLVAAVRRAAERSRELG
- a CDS encoding thioredoxin family protein; translation: MRIDILCKPESDGRCELVLDNVREALDRLNVEAEVHYYRDRRKMIDNRIYVSPALMIDDNVRIAGRIPAVKEVEELIRERPRYTRRLEKVA
- a CDS encoding inorganic phosphate transporter; the encoded protein is MSSEFFLIGVGILVIVAIFDIVVGVSNDAVNFLNSSIGSRVAPQKVILLIASLGIMAGVTFSSGMMEVARKGIFHPQFFTMPELLTIFLAVMITDIILLDLFNTYGLPTSTTVSIVFELLGAAVVVSLLKIVQSGDDLSSIVQYINSAKAITIIMGILLSVAISFVCGAVVQFLTRLLFTFNYQRRIKRYGALWGGMALASITYFILVKGAKGASFISKENVVWINDNSALLLAMIFVVSALLLQVLQLLKFDILKPVVLIGTFALAMAFAANDLVNFIGVPLAGVHAYSAAMASGDPLTVTMGSLGAKVKTETLYLLFAGLLMVVTLWFSRKARTVTETEISLSQQEEGHERFESIFLSRAIVRLVLHLFESVKLVVPAGLRRVISRRLDPSVVRPTFKDGNRPSFDLLRASVNLMVASAVVSYATANKLPLSTTYVTFMVAMGSSFADQAWGRESAVYRVTGVLTVIGGWFMTAVIAFSCAGLFAAVIFYGQGVGVLVLVVVAAALIWNARLKHAQMTAEAKQHEVFNLKSVKDARESVATTFEHMSVLLGYIRTSLDNTLDALFRQEFDRLGVERKKLMQTQKWSNVISANVFKTMRLLARQGHAVSHQYPQTIRRLQKLSDGHRDIVLRAYRHVGNHHKGLLDVQIAELEQVRTLLHDILLEVETTFTRHRIADHPGLTAKDRQLRDLAARLNEVQMARISDNTSKTRLSILYYAIIGNAMMLSKQNLELLEIFENSFGEIDPDAHN
- a CDS encoding flavodoxin family protein gives rise to the protein MKIIAVIGSPRGMQGNTGRLLEGVLAGAGEAGADTETLSLATLNVKPCVACDLCHRTGVCNIKDDYEAIKEKLLAGDGFILASPNYIVSVSAQMKAFFDRCNGLIHCQTLEGKYAAVVETSGGGEDKFVLNYMERFTQLLGASSVGGVGSHTSGARTFPEEEALFAHAAQLGRELCRCIEEKQTFPNQQIFRDNIKARMMTLVEMMRDDWIFERDYWATKSTD